Proteins encoded together in one Penaeus vannamei isolate JL-2024 chromosome 9, ASM4276789v1, whole genome shotgun sequence window:
- the Cchl gene encoding holocytochrome c-type synthase, which translates to MGNTVSAAHSTATSLTSLALGEGKGVVNASELVIESHPEITKDMAPAECPMHQETAQAPAPPKQCPVDHTKMSVEAAPPKQCPVDHTNMSVEAAPPKQCPVDHTKMSAEATPPQKAHHIPPGTVIPSECPMHQNNQEQQTSQAFPSECPMSGNPDAEWPVHQAGMHLGKEYAGKYVDINPLNMESYPNQKPAPDQPFELPTERQVSTIPKAGSDSEHWVYPSPQMFWNAMLRKGWRWKDDDLSQKDMQHIISIHNVNNELAWQEVLKWESLHKNECGNPKLKRFGGKASDYSPRARMRSWLGYELPFDRHDWIVDRCGKEVRYIIDYYDGGDVNPEDYKFAILDVRPAMDSWENIWDRMVVAWWRWTRS; encoded by the exons ATGGGCAACACAGTCTCAGCAGCACACAGTACAGCCACATCACTTACCAGCTTGGCTCTCGGAGAAGGAAAGGGCGTAGTCAATGCGTCGGAGCTGGTCATTGAGAGCCACCCAGAAATCACCAAGGACATGGCACCTGCTGAGTGCCCCATGCATCAGGAGACTGCTCAGGCCCCTGCCCCTCCCAAACAGTGTCCTGTCGATCACACCAAGATGAGTGTGGAGGCTGCCCCTCCCAAACAGTGTCCTGTCGATCACACCAATATGAGTGTGGAGGCTGCCCCTCCCAAACAGTGTCCTGTTGATCACACCAAGATGAGTGCTGAGGCTACCCCACCCCAGAAGGCCCATCACATTCCCCCGGGTACTGTCATCCCCTCCGAGTGCCCAATGCATCAGAATAACCAGGAGCAGCAGACATCTCAG GCATTCCCGAGTGAGTGTCCAATGAGTGGCAACCCAGATGCCGAGTGGCCTGTACACCAGGCAGGCATGCATTTAGGCAAAGAGTATGCAGGCAAGTATGTGGACATCAACCCCCTCAACATGGAGTCCTACCCGAACCAAAAGCCGGCCCCTGACCAGCCCTTCGAGTTACCCACTGAGAGACAG GTGTCAACTATCCCGAAAGCAGGTTCAGATTCCGAGCACTGGGTGTACCCTTCCCCACAGATGTTCTGGAATGCCATGCTGAGGAAGGGCTGGAGGTGGAAGGATGATGACCTCTCACAGAAAGACATGCAACACATCATCAGCATTCACAATGTCAACAATGAATTGGCTTGGCAAGAG GTCCTAAAGTGGGAATCCCTCCACAAAAATGAGTGTGGGAACCCCAAGCTGAAGCGTTTTGGTGGCAAGGCATCGGACTACTCTCCCCGGGCTCGCATGAGGAGTTGGTTGGG ATATGAGCTGCCTTTTGACCGCCATGATTGGATTGTCGACCGCTGTGGCAAGGAAGTACGCTATATCATTGACTACTATGATGGAGGCGACGTAAACCCTGAGGACTATAAGTTTGCAATCCTAGATGTCCGGCCAGCAATGGACTCTTGGGAGAACATCTGGGACAGGATGGTGGTTGCTTGGTGGCGCTGGACAAGAAGTTAG